The following proteins come from a genomic window of Trifolium pratense cultivar HEN17-A07 linkage group LG4, ARS_RC_1.1, whole genome shotgun sequence:
- the LOC123922193 gene encoding uncharacterized protein LOC123922193 has protein sequence MPKSRTVDGVEEEYDSYDDDDDHEEEEIADIALLAPQNELLVDRYGRPIIMPYTTTDLQPQNAATKAINNALKSKFQAPYLNWTEVRADERGYQQFWNGFRSQVTWLNHHTAAIEAIFNKKATKRLSTLLFEARKKVKKDPSKPPLWLAGNSYPMLCLRWEEEEYKAKCIKNKANRNTDEANRACVHSRGSKSAGTLRLEFIQQFGRPPTFMEMNDMMHKYADSGEWTGARAQEVSRLTQI, from the exons ATGCCCAAGTCTCGAACTGTAGATGGTGTGGAAGAGGAGTACGACTCCTACGACGACGATGATGACCACGAGGAAGAGGAAATTGCCGATATTGCACTTCTAGCTCCTCAAAATGAATTGTTGGTTGACCGGTATGGTAGACCCATCATCATGCCATATACCACCACAga TTTGCAACCCCAAAATGCGGCGACGAAGGCAATCAATAATGCATTGAAATCCAAATTCCAGGCTCCATATCTCAACTGGACGGAGGTCAGGGCAGATGAGCGTggatatcaacaattttggaatggcttcagg TCGCAAGTAACTTGGCTAAATCACCACACAGCGGCTATTGAGgctatattcaacaaaaaagccACCAAGCGTCTGTCGACCTTACTTTTTGAAGCGCGGAAAAAGGTTAAAAAGGATCCTTCAAAACCACCACTTTGGCTCGCTGGTAATTCATACCCTATGTTGTGCCTCAGATGGGAAGAGGAAGAGTATAAGGCAAAGTGTATAAAGAACAAAGCCAACAGAAATACCGATGAAGCCAATCGTGCGTGCGTACACTCTAGAGGGTCGAAATCTGCCGGAACGCTTCGTCTTGAGTTCATTCAACAATTTGGTCGTCCACCCACCTTTATGGAAATGAATGACATGATGCACAAGTATGCAGATTCCGGTGAATGGACGGGGGCAAGGGCGCAAGAAGTTTCG agGTTGACGCAAATTTGA
- the LOC123919956 gene encoding aquaporin PIP2-7-like translates to MAKDVEVQEHGEYSAKDYQDPPPAPLIDVEELTKWSFYRALIAEFVATLLFLYVTILTIIGYSHQSDPNAGGTDCDGVGILGIAWAFGGMIFILVYCTAGISGGHINPAVTFGLLVGRKISLIRAIFYIAAQSAGAICGTGLAKGFQKAYFDRYGGGANFIHDGYNKGTALGAEIIGTFVLVYTVFSATDPKRNARDSHVPVLAPLPIGFAVFMVHLATIPITGTGINPARSFGSAVIYNEDKIWDDQWIFWVGPIIGATIAAIYHQYILRGSAIKALGSFRSNA, encoded by the exons ATGGCTAAAGATGTTGAGGTTCAAGAACATGGAGAATACTCAGCTAAAGATTACCAAGACCCACCTCCAGCACCATTGATAGATGTTGAGGAATTAACAAAGTGGTCTTTTTATAGAGCTCTTATAGCTGAATTTGTAGCAACACTTCTTTTCCTTTATGTCACTATTTTGACCATCATTGGTTATAGCCACCAGTCTGATCCTAATGCTGGTGGTACTGACTGTGATGGTGTTGGCATTTTGGGTATTGCTTGGGCTTTTGGTGGCATGATTTTCATCCTTGTTTACTGCACCGCCGGTATCTCAG GAGGACACATAAACCCTGCCGTGACATTCGGGCTACTTGTTGGACGAAAAATATCCTTGATAAGGGCAATATTCTACATAGCAGCACAGTCTGCCGGAGCAATCTGCGGTACCGGACTTGCCAAAGGTTTCCAAAAGGCATACTTTGACAGGTATGGAGGTGGTGCCAACTTTATCCATGATGGTTACAACAAAGGTACAGCTTTAGGTGCTGAAATTATTGGTACCTTTGTTCTTGTGTACACTGTCTTCTCTGCCACTGATCCTAAGAGGAATGCTAGAGACTCTCATGTTCCTGTTTTGGCACCACTTCCTATTGGATTTGCTGTTTTCATGGTTCACTTGGCTACTATCCCAATTACCGGTACCGGTATTAACCCGGCAAGAAGTTTCGGATCAGCCGTAATCTACAACGAAGACAAAATTTGGGATGATCAG TGGATATTCTGGGTTGGACCAATTATTGGAGCAACTATAGCTGCAATTTACCATCAATACATTCTAAGAGGATCAGCCATTAAAGCACTTGGATCCTTCAGAAGCAATGCTTAA